ATTATTACGAACATGCTCAACAAGTTTGGTTACTTGTGATGGTTCCACTCCATTTTTAGCTGAAAATAGacaacagataaataaaaaacaaattagttcATAAGGAAAGtttttcgatattattttaatacataggAATTTTCTTAggccaagatttttttttaaaaagtcataaatataaaatacctaaATAGCACTAgcagaaataatacaaaaatagatTTGTGACATAAAGCTCAATTCGTTACCTTCTTCTCCACTAGTATTAACTTGTACCATAACATTCAACTTGCTCTCATCTTTTCTAATCTTCACccattgtttattaatattatcagcCAATTTCTCTGAATCAACAGTCTCCACTATATATAATCTAGGTgagttaagtaatttatttattttatttgtttgtaagtGGCCTATGAAATGCCACTTGATTTCTTTGCACTTTTCAAGTATCTGTGGATCACTAGCTTTTTCAGCTAGTTCATTGACATAATTTTCACCAAAATGACGCTGGCCAGCTTCATATGCTTGTATGATTAGTGGGActggttttatttttgaaactgCAACTAATTTTGGCGGGATTTGAGGTATATcctgaaatgtaaataaaggtatgtaaattaaaaaaaaaaaaaaaaacaaaataataaaaataatgaaaaataaatactcaatataTCCCTTGGTTCTATGTTTAGTATACcgaatttattacatatttatttgtaaagatttTTGTACAGtaagtgtaaataatataacgaaaTAGCTTCGTCAACATTTATTCAGACCGTAGTAAACTTAAAACTTACTTTACTCCTTCTAATCACCGCAGCCTCTATTTGAGCTAAAACTGTTTTCAGACCGTACATAATGTCAACTTCGTCAGATTTTTCATCactcattatttttaacttttagctATTCTTAAATGAAACGATGACGATTTGTTATCAATTCGTATTTTCTTATCACAATCTAGTCAAAatcataattcatatttattgtcATTTGTCAACCTATTTTGACAattgacattaaataattttctctaATTTTATGAAACATGTTTCAAGTTCCCTTTACATGAATTAATCTTATAatcaatagatatttattaaggtttcatatttatacaggatgtaacataattaatattttaatttctaaaattttataatgttgcAATAATTTTATCTGTTTCTGAACATAAGAATACATAActctttgttaattaattacgtagacagagaaattatttctcaaa
The DNA window shown above is from Nymphalis io chromosome 25, ilAglIoxx1.1, whole genome shotgun sequence and carries:
- the LOC126778269 gene encoding pyridoxal phosphate homeostasis protein, whose product is MSDEKSDEVDIMYGLKTVLAQIEAAVIRRSKDIPQIPPKLVAVSKIKPVPLIIQAYEAGQRHFGENYVNELAEKASDPQILEKCKEIKWHFIGHLQTNKINKLLNSPRLYIVETVDSEKLADNINKQWVKIRKDESKLNVMVQVNTSGEEAKNGVEPSQVTKLVEHVRNNCPDLDFKGLMTIGQYDYDMSQGPNPDFLTLVKCRQEVCEKLGLDINNVELSMGMSSDFEHAIELGATTVRVGTNIFGVRPPKNK